A window of the Oncorhynchus masou masou isolate Uvic2021 chromosome 13, UVic_Omas_1.1, whole genome shotgun sequence genome harbors these coding sequences:
- the LOC135552024 gene encoding replication protein A 14 kDa subunit-like, protein MAVFESPKPRINHSMLSQYISRAICFVGRVEKVHPTGKSFTLSDGEGKSASVELNDPLDEELSGVVEVVGVVSNKGAIMASAYNMLREDQGIPFDLELYNEALKVIHEYPQYYPFELATSG, encoded by the exons ATGGCAGTTTTCGAGTCACCAAAACCCAGAATAAACCATTCTATGCTTTCTCAATATATCAGCAGGGCGATTTGCTTCGTTGGACGTGTTGAGAAG GTCCATCCAACTGGAAAATCATTCACTCTTTCGGATGGAGAAGGGAAGTCTGCATCAGTGGAACTTAACGATCCC CTTGATGAGGAGCTGAgtggggtggtggaggtggttggTGTAGTGTCCAACAAAGGGGCAATAATGGCCTCCGCATACAACATGCTCAGAGAAGACCAAGGCATTCCTTTCG ACCTGGAGCTGTACAATGAAGCCCTGAAAGTCATCCATGAATACCCCCAGTACTATCCATTTGAATTAGCCACCAGTGGATGA